Part of the Amia ocellicauda isolate fAmiCal2 chromosome 18, fAmiCal2.hap1, whole genome shotgun sequence genome, GACAGTGAaagtaatatgtatttaatatcttGCTTCTCAGTTTTAAAGTTCTCCATCACCTGACCGAGATATCTAGCTGCGCAGTATATTGTGGTGCAGATTATAATGTCGATTATTCGGAGGAGTTGATTGACTAATCCGTGCTGTATTGCGTCTGTAAAGATAATGTAAGTACTGATTCGTTCCATTGCTCctaacattttcaaaatgataATGCTGAAAGCACACTTGCTTTTGGTTTAGAAACATCTTGTGCCAAGTTTGTCTTAACCtgctctgttttttttatttcttaatgcATTGCTCAGTAGCATAATAGCATtcacattacattattaatgGAGCTGGATGCTTGTTTTTAACAGTATGCATGCAATACATTTTAGCCAGGCCTATTTGAGGCAATGGGCAAGAGATGAAAGCTGTATCATTAATCAGGATGTTACTTTCATCAGAGTTAGAATGTATTGTACTATTCAGTGGACTATGGACAATTTGTAAAAACAAGCTCTTCAGTTTATGTCTGGTTCATTTATTTTGCTACTTCTAAATGCATCGATTCATGGAAATGTTAATCCACAACCCTTCATTAACCCTAATCCGTATAACAAACATTATGAAAGATGTTGGTTGTGCTTGATCTATGTACTCCACTGTCACGGCCCTTTTCTAGATTCGTGCAGGAGCATTGCTGatctgagtgtgtctgtatgtgaagtCTCGTTCTTGCATGTTCCTGAATGCACTGTGTGTAGGGCTGGGCCAACTGCACTGACTGTCCCATTCAGGCAATGTGGGGGAAAGGTTGTCTGAGTGAAGTAGAGAAGTGAGCCCTGCAATTTAGCCCTTTTAACTACAATGTGAGAGATCTGCCTGTATTAACACATGGGCTTCAAACCACTTTCATGACACTTTTGGATGAACTTAAAGTTGGACTTAAGTTAGAAACTTAAAATGAAACTTTCAGCCTATTGTAAAAATAGCAGTACTGTGCCCTTTTTTGTGTGGCATTATTTCCTTATTTAGAAACAGCTGGTAGGGTGGGTGTACATTAGGTATTAAAAAGAGCCTTTGAAGATGTTTGCCTCCTTTTGGTTTTCATTGCATCACATCAGAGTAGGTGTGTCTGCCGTTGCACAAGAAGCCGGACCGTGTGGGAGCTGTGTATCAGCAACTCCGGCAGATGGGAGAGAACCATGTGCAATAGCAGTGCTTCTCTGTGCTACACGTTTCCTTGTCTGGCTGCTGTATTTATACCTGCTAATCCTTCTTTGCACTGGTGGTTTAGAGACATACTGGATCAGTATATGCGCATAGGCATGTGGAATAGGTGCTCTTAAGGACTGCCAGGAAGAGGGAACAGGGAGGAAGGTGGCTGATAATATTCTGGTTTTCTGGAAGAGGTGAacaactccacaaggtgagaggCTTTTATAAAGACCTGCTGGCAAAGCCTTGCTGTCTGATGATGTGTCCGGTAGTGGGGTGACAGTTGTCCTTTTGCTCACGACAGGTGTCTCTGGAATCTGAACCTGCGCTGGGGTTCACGTTTTGCACATTGTACAGAATAATGCACGGGTGCTGTATGTTTAATGTGAAGTCACTTTTGGTGTGAACAGCGATTACTAGTGAAGTGAATGATAATTACTGCAGGTTGATGTGTGCTGTGTGGTATTTATTCAGACTGGAAAGACGACAGCAGATCTTAGCTACACATCTGAAGCCTAAGTCTAAAATTATACTAAGAAAGAGAAGACCAATTTGAAGTGCTTtgtcaaaataataattcagtgcTTTTGATTTGCATTATCTATCATTTTATTAGTTATAGGCCTAATGTCTAGGCTATATTGTGCTTGTATTATGTTCTGACTTCTCTATCTGCGTGCGTGCTGGTTCTCTGGAAGGAATAGACTCATACATTTTAGTCAGTTACACTGAAACGGGGCCCTAACTCTTGTAACAGTCTCTTAGACAGCTGCAGGAAGTGAGCTGGGTGTCCCCTGGGTGCTCTGAAGGTGACTTTCTCAGGGACAGTCTCTGTTGCACACAGCTCTGAAGGAAAAGCATGAATCTCGTGACTGAAATAAAATCACGGACCCACTTTCTTTGTCTGCAGAAGACCTGTTCATGTTCACTTTCTGAGAGGCAATTGAATATAATAAGGTTAGGGAGCCAGGAGCTTTTCCAGGCATGTTCCTTATTCACGGTCACAGCAGTGATGGACTGTTCTCAGAATTGGTTGCATGTGAATTACAAGtcctttactttttttaaatatatattttcattagaTACCATTATTTGGGACCatgttcttgtttattttgctttagaAAACATCTTGATATTTTAATCCCAGAGTTATTTGCAGTGCTGTGAGTCATTCCTCCTCAGAAGCCCCACCTTCATGACAATCAGTCACTTGTGGAGGGCATTTTAtcatattaatgttttgtatatatttaaagcaCCATTACATTTATTACAGTGTAGGGTTAGATAAAGACACACATCCTGCCAATACATGTTTCCCAGCAATATGAGAGGAACCCTGTAACAGGATTCTCTTGCAGTTGCTGTGAACTTTAGCTCCAACCAACAGATTTTCAGTCCATACTTTAAGCGGGTTGTTTTGCGTTTGTGGTCTAACATTCTTTCAATAGTTATTTAGAGTTATCCGACTAATCTTTAAGCCTGACTAGAGTTACATTCATTGGAAGATGAagacagtttttcttttttcacacattaaagaacacttttttttcttttgagaatTCTAACCAGATTTAAAAAGGGTATGAGGAAACATTTCTGAGTCATAAATGTGTGGGTTAAGTTGTTTGTATTTGCAGATGTGTTCAATAGTTAGATTTGTATCTTTgatgctttaaaaaaagaacagacaGTCTGCAATTCTGGCAGTTTAAAATGTCTTGATGGAATAAAAAGAAACCGTGTAATTCAGTCCCTTAGGTCTTACTCTATAATAAGAATGGATGCAACCCATTTTAAGTTAATTGCTTGATTCATGCAAAGGTAAATTGAACATATCTGTAACAAGCATTGCAATGTCTCTTTTTCATAAAATGGAAGCAATTAAAATGCTATAATGGGAATTTCAAAGTCATGGATGTTTGAGTCACTGTCAGATAATGGGGGTGAGTAAGCAGCTGTAGGAATTAAGGTGCCTCTTGTCTTTGGTTTTGCCCTTCTCCACAGCGCAATGTCTCTGATTTTCTCGCGCTCCAACTCTACTGCAATCGCCAAGAAGGACAAGAGACTCATGGCGGAGGTGAACGCCTCTCCGCTCAAGCACTTTGTCACCGCCAAGAAGAAAATCAATGGCATCTTCGAGCAGCTGGCTGCTTACATCAAGGAGAGCTCTGCTTTCTTGGAAGGTACGAGTCGTCACTTCCAGCACACACAGTCCACGGGGGTTTCAGAGAGTCACCTGTATGTTGTCTCTTCTCTGGCATTTAAGTTATGTGGGTCCGCCTAAAGGTTTGGATGTCACAACACTCATGTGGAAGAGAAGAAGCTCACATTTGTGTACAGTTTCTACAGTCAAGATCTGTTGCCTCATTTTAGGAAATGTAAGCCTGTTGCAACCACAGAAGTTGCCCTTTGACAGATCATTTCATAACTCCAAACAGTGACCTGTTCACATGACTCTAAAAGACTGttttatagtttgtttgttgtgcAGAGCGGAAGAGGTGAGCCTTTCCTTTAAAATAGTATTGGCCGAGTTATGTAATTAGTAGTGGATGCTCTTTGCTTTGCTTGCTGTTCATGTGGTCAGGGTTTGACTCCTCCGCCATTGTAAGGAGACGTTCCTGTCTGTTTATTGTTGTGCAGACACTCATGGGAATGGAGATCTTGACCCCATCACCACGGAGGAGCAGGTGCAGGAGGTCAGGGGCTATCTGTCCAAGGTGGCAGGGATCAGTGAGGTCCTGGCCAGAAGACACATGAAAGTGACCTTCTTTGGCAGGTAAAGCTGGTCATTTCTGCATGCATTTCTGTCCGGTgctacagcacagtcaccgctgttcaaatggaaaataaagttGGACATAAGTTGTCTGACAAAATGAGCTTCAGagattccttttctttttttcccccctttcctTTCTTTGGAGGATGTCGGTGTTGCTCATTAGGATAGACAGCATTTTCTGCCCAAATCCCCATTTCCTCATGCTTCATTCCACCAATTGAAATTGATATACCATCTGGAAAAAGGCACATCTTTTACACAGCCTGTTTACCTTTTTAAGTTCTAGAGTAAATATTTATGACATCAAAATTGATGGGGGGAGCAGCTGGAGTCTTGAAATTGGTCATGACCTTCATGTTTAAAATCCTGAGAAATTGTGTCTCAGTCTTCCATAATTAATCTGTAATACTGTAAGCATTTGGTATTGGACCAAACAAGTGTCCCTTTCagaagatttaatttgaaaagaACTATCATTATTTTGTACTTCCTGCTAAAATAACTTTTCAGAGACGTTATCAATGACCCTGTTGTATTGgcgtgtctgcgtgtgtctgcgtgtgtctgcgtgtgtctgcgtgtgtctgcgtgtgtctgcgtgtgtctgcgtgtgtctgcGGTAACCCTGACAGGACGAGTAATGGAAAGAGCTCTGTGATCAATGCCATGCTCTGGGACAAGGTCCTGCCCTCGGGCATCGGGCACACCACCAACTGCTTCCTGCGAGTGGAGGGCACGGACGGCAACGATTCCTACCTCCTGACAGAGGGCTCGGAGGAGAGGAAGAGCATCAAAGTGAGTGACTGTCAGGGCGTCCTGCTTCTCCAACTCCACAATCTGAATCTTAAAACCAGACCCTCCTTAAGACCCCTTGTTCATCGACAGCCCACAACCTGAGACATAGGGATTTTAGATTGTGATTATAACAGGACCTACCAAATATTTCCACTGCAGTGAATGAATCTGCTACACACCAGGGATACGATGCATGTAACCCCAGTTTACAGGTGATTTCTGTGGCTGTGCGACATTATCTTTTGCTATTTGTGCAGCTCTTGACATGTTAGTAATGCCAAACTTCCAGATTAGTTTCCTAAATCCCAATTcagattatgtttttaaatgactgGGCTGTTAAAGGAATGCCTAAGTATAGAAACAATAATTGAGCTTACTGCCCCAGGGCGATAATGAAGATCCCCATTACCACATTTGCATGTCTTGCGAAGTTGACCACTGTGGTATAGCGAGTGTAGTGATGTTTAAATGTGTGCTGCTTGTACAGAAACATGTACGAAAACCAGCCCCAGGGATCTCTAACATGTGCACAATGTCTGTACATTACAGTCTACATTCTCGATTTCAGTGACATGTGTTTTAGGCCTAAGACCAGGTTCTAAagttatatatgtttataaattTTTAAGCTCTGTTTTGAGATGCTTAAATTATGATGTGGACAACACAACATTAACGGGTTACCAATCAGTTATCAGTCGGGCCCTTTTGTCTCCATGAATATCCTGAGGTGAACAGAAAAGATACTGTATCGGAATATGTACAaatatgaacatttaaaaaagaaagaaaacataattaccTATCCTTCAAATTGCTAGTCTGTATCCCCAGCAATATGAAACTATCAGTTGAGCCAAAGCTGCCCTCCACTTTGGCGAGGTCTGCAAGTCAGACAACTTTTTTTCTCGCTCTATAATTGGATCTGCAGCTGAGCTATGGGGGGGCCTCGCCAGCTGTCCATCTGCCACACGTTCCCCTTGACACATTTCCAGCCCTTATTCTCACCATCTCAGCATGTCGTTTTAAGGTGATTCAGCAGGAAAACTACATTTGCGACTTACaggcatttttgttttcctcagtGGTTTATGAACGGTCCTACAAAAGGTCAGGGGGAACGCACTCAGACATGACTAGTGCCGTCCCTTCCCACCTCTGACGGCACATCTCACACCTGACCTATATCTAGTCCTTGCGCCGATAAGTCCTGTGCTTTGTGCAAAAAGCAGACCGCTGATAGACATGCGTCCAGAGTGGCGTGTTGGTCATGTGAACAGGCTCCACTGTGGACGTGTTATCGCCTCTTGCATTCTTCAAATTGCATTTCGGATGGTGAACTTGAAGCCGATCTCGCAGCTCTTGGGCTGATGTCAGTTAAAGATTAGTCTTTCTCCTTGTATACGATATTCAGAGTGGTTTAGGAAAATCTGTCTCGGCGTTTAATGTGTAGCTCTAAGATAAATACGGGACCAATTGTAGGAAAGTGCTGTAAACAAAAAAGTGCGACTAACGTCAATATATTCACCTTAAATGGTAGTCTCAACTTAAATTTTACTCCTGTTTAACATAGGAGAAAGCAGAAAAGAAATGTTGGAATAGCTGTAACTGACAGTGATAGTGCTGctggttattattattctaaatGTTTTTCAACTCCTCTGTCATGCGATAACCCTCAATATGTCTTGTCTGTCAGACGGTGAACCAGCTCGCCCATGCCCTCCACCAGGACGAACTCTTGGACGCTGGCAGTATGGTGTGTGTCATGTGGCCCAAAGCCAAATGTGCCCTCCTAAGAGATGACCTGGTGTTGGTGGACAGGTAGGGCTCCTCTATCCCATTCACACCATcttcacaacaacacagcactcGCAGTATTATTTCTTTGATCCTATTTGTGCCACTCGACAGAAGAAAACATCCGAGATGCTAAAAGCAATCTGCGTTTGATCGTAAATCGGTGCCCAGCGTATTGGATCCACTCCctgatttattgttttatatccCCTTTTTGTGTTTACAGCCCTGGCATTGATGTCACCACAGAGCTGGACAGCTGGATCGATAAATTCTGTCTGGATGCTGACGTGTTCGTGTTGGTGGCGAACTCAGAGTCAACGCTAATGCAGACGGTGAGGCGCGTGGCTGCAAACTGACATCCAATAGATTAATATAAGGCAGATCAAGAAGttaatggatgttttttttggaAGTGGCAAATGGAAGTAGCAAACTCACATAAAATAGATTGAATATGTTCATCAGTTAACTTGTTAGACTGCCTTCTATTTAAGAACTCCTAAAAGTTGGGTAAATGATTGAATTTATTAAGTGAGGGGATGCATGTGTATGTCGACAGAACGCCAACCCTGAGCCCAAACCACACGTTGAGCTTGCTTCCAGCCACCGTATGTTTGAAGCCTTACTTTGGTTTTCTTTCACCGTTCTTTAGGAAAAGCAGTTTTTCCACAAAGTGAACGAGCGCCTCTCCCGACCAAACATCTTCATCCTGAATAATCGCTGGGACGCCTCAGCCTCAGAGCCCGAGTACATGGAGGAGGTGAGCGCAGCCTGGCTGAAAGTGTCTTGCAGGAGTCTTCCTTGTATCTGCAGATCATGACTGGAGACCAAAGTAGTGagattgataaaaaaaaaaactggacaGCTCGGCACGTTTAGACCGTTGTTGAGGTATGAAGGGTTGAACGTCCTCCTTACCTAGGCTGTGAGATGAGGTCAGCCTGTAACGTTTTTGTCCTTGGGAGTGGACTGATGTTCAGTTTACTTCTGTGTGGACGGATCAAAGTGCTACCCAAGAGGAGATATTTCCAGGGAAGACTTTCCCAGAAAGCAGTTGTTTTTATCCCAAATGAATCGTTGCTTCGAAGCCGTATGGGGAATAAAGTCTTGGCTTATTTGTAATTGGGTGGGGGAGAAGCCTGATCGTAcgattgtgtgtgtctgcaccATCTCTGTGCCGTGCTTCAGTGTCCCTGTGCCGGGTGTCGTTCAGGTGCGCCGGCAGCACATGGACCGCTGCACCAGCTTCCTGGTGGATGAGCTGGGGGTGGTGGACCGCGCTCAGGCGGGAGACCGCATCTTTTTCGTGTCGGCGAAAGAGGTCTTGCAGGCCCGCATCCAGAAAGCCCAGGGCATGCCGGAAGGAGGTAAAGCCATAGAGGGTGTTAGTAAGTGTTGCAGTTCATCCGTTTTGTGGAAAAAGCTAAGCCATGCAGAAAATGTAAGCAGATCTGCCACCTTGAAGCTAGTGAATagttttagtgtttgttttagttttggttTAAGTTTAGTTGAAGcagtctttatttatttcttgcatTAATTGCTTTAGTTCATACTTGACTGTTTTTTAATGCGTGGTTTGGCATTGTTCAACAGGTGGAGCTTTGGCCGAAGGATTCCAGGCCAGGATGTTTGAGTTCCAGAACTTTGAGCGGCGCTTTGAAGTGAGTGGGCCGGCTGCTCAGTGCGCGTTCTCTGTAGCATATCTCTGGTGTGCCTCGGTGCCCAGTGTTTGTGCATCAGAGCGTGTGCAGATGGTGTAGATTGTACAGAGCACAGTGAGTAATGCATTGAGGAGGCTCCCGATTAAAATTGGCCCTCGTTTGCAGGAATGCATCTCGCAGTCGGCAGTGAAGACCAAGTTCGAGCAGCACACGGTGAGGGCCAAGCAGATCTCTGAGACCCTGCGGTTGATCATGGATTCGGTTCACATCGCTGCACAAGAGCAGAGGTATGCACTGTGCCTTGGCCCTGCAGCGTTCACACAGGCCGTCTTTCCCAGATTTGATATCCAGACATGATCAAATCCGAAGATTCTGGTTACGTTTACTTACTCTGAACATGTTAAACTTGTACTGTCATGCTGCTTCTTTCTTTTCACTGGATCGTGTCTAACATGTTTGTGCTGCATGCAGACTAAGGTGGAAAAACAATCTACCTTTAGCTCTACGCTCCCCAGAGCCAGTTTTAAGAAACAGTATCCAGAAGGACAGAATAGCTTTGGTATGCTGACACCGGTGTCTGACTCTGTCTGTGTGGCTGCAGGGTCCACTGCCTGGAGACCAGGGAAGAGAGGCAGGACCGGATGGAGTTCATCGACAAGCAGCTGGACTTGCTGACCATGGACTGCAAGAGGAAGATCAAGCAGATCACAGAGGAGGTGGAGAGACAGGTAGGGAGAAGCACCAACCTGTACTGCAGCCCACTTATTGACACACAAAGATCATCACTCCCAATTATGAGCCTGAAATATCCTTTCTGTGCATCCTGTGCTTGTAGGTGTCTAACGCAATGGCTGAAGAAATCCGGCGGCTCTACGTGCTGGTCGACGAATTCCACATGGACTTTCACCCGTCCTCCGTGGTTCTGAAGGTTTACAAGAACGTGAGTGCactgtcggggggggggggggactcaTATTGCTTGTATCGTCAATCAATCTGTCATCTTAGACTCTGCTCCATACTAGCGAGAGACCGGAATTTACAGTGTAATTGAAAACCCACTCCCCTCGCAGATATCAGCCAGTGTTTTCCTTCGAGTCGGGTAAGATTTCACTGGGTTCAACAGAAGCCTTTTTACGTGCTTTCAGTTTGCTTTGTTAATGGGGGGCCAGATAAGGCCAGCAGCAGTTCCCTCTC contains:
- the mfn2 gene encoding mitofusin-2 isoform X1; protein product: MSLIFSRSNSTAIAKKDKRLMAEVNASPLKHFVTAKKKINGIFEQLAAYIKESSAFLEDTHGNGDLDPITTEEQVQEVRGYLSKVAGISEVLARRHMKVTFFGRTSNGKSSVINAMLWDKVLPSGIGHTTNCFLRVEGTDGNDSYLLTEGSEERKSIKTVNQLAHALHQDELLDAGSMVCVMWPKAKCALLRDDLVLVDSPGIDVTTELDSWIDKFCLDADVFVLVANSESTLMQTEKQFFHKVNERLSRPNIFILNNRWDASASEPEYMEEVRRQHMDRCTSFLVDELGVVDRAQAGDRIFFVSAKEVLQARIQKAQGMPEGGKAIEGVSGALAEGFQARMFEFQNFERRFEECISQSAVKTKFEQHTVRAKQISETLRLIMDSVHIAAQEQRVHCLETREERQDRMEFIDKQLDLLTMDCKRKIKQITEEVERQVSNAMAEEIRRLYVLVDEFHMDFHPSSVVLKVYKNELHRHIEEGLGRNMSERCSSAITTALQTTQTEMIVGLKPLLPVAVREQVDSLVPRQHFGLSYDLNCDKLCSDFQEDVGFHFSLGWTMLVNRFLGPKNTRRALMGYNDQVPRPLAITPVSTSMPPFPQGSMTQEELMVSMVTGLASLTSRTSMGIIVVGGVIWKAVGWRLIALSVGLYGLLYVYERLTWTTKAKERAFKRQFVDYASEKLQLIVSYTGSNCSHQVQQELAGTFAQLCQQVDTTRQNLEDEIKEMNAKIELLDSLQSKAKLLRNKAGWLDSELNMFTQQYLHQGR
- the mfn2 gene encoding mitofusin-2 isoform X2 — encoded protein: MSLIFSRSNSTAIAKKDKRLMAEVNASPLKHFVTAKKKINGIFEQLAAYIKESSAFLEDTHGNGDLDPITTEEQVQEVRGYLSKVAGISEVLARRHMKVTFFGRTSNGKSSVINAMLWDKVLPSGIGHTTNCFLRVEGTDGNDSYLLTEGSEERKSIKTVNQLAHALHQDELLDAGSMVCVMWPKAKCALLRDDLVLVDSPGIDVTTELDSWIDKFCLDADVFVLVANSESTLMQTEKQFFHKVNERLSRPNIFILNNRWDASASEPEYMEEVRRQHMDRCTSFLVDELGVVDRAQAGDRIFFVSAKEVLQARIQKAQGMPEGGGALAEGFQARMFEFQNFERRFEECISQSAVKTKFEQHTVRAKQISETLRLIMDSVHIAAQEQRVHCLETREERQDRMEFIDKQLDLLTMDCKRKIKQITEEVERQVSNAMAEEIRRLYVLVDEFHMDFHPSSVVLKVYKNELHRHIEEGLGRNMSERCSSAITTALQTTQTEMIVGLKPLLPVAVREQVDSLVPRQHFGLSYDLNCDKLCSDFQEDVGFHFSLGWTMLVNRFLGPKNTRRALMGYNDQVPRPLAITPVSTSMPPFPQGSMTQEELMVSMVTGLASLTSRTSMGIIVVGGVIWKAVGWRLIALSVGLYGLLYVYERLTWTTKAKERAFKRQFVDYASEKLQLIVSYTGSNCSHQVQQELAGTFAQLCQQVDTTRQNLEDEIKEMNAKIELLDSLQSKAKLLRNKAGWLDSELNMFTQQYLHQGR